A window of Pseudomonas mucidolens contains these coding sequences:
- a CDS encoding metallothionein, whose translation MPDPTCACPHCNCVLGQDAVQKDGKGYCCQGCADQHAHGEPCASATGCECAKSAHG comes from the coding sequence ATGCCAGATCCAACCTGTGCCTGCCCACACTGCAACTGTGTATTAGGGCAAGATGCCGTGCAGAAAGACGGCAAGGGCTATTGCTGCCAGGGCTGTGCCGACCAGCATGCGCATGGCGAGCCGTGTGCTTCGGCGACCGGCTGTGAGTGCGCCAAGTCAGCTCATGGCTAG
- a CDS encoding LysR family transcriptional regulator, whose amino-acid sequence MQGLNELSFKALRLFVAVLDYGSFSEVARREGLAPSSISRQIQLMEQALSQQLLYRHTRAVSPTEAGRLLGHHARVMLQQLEEAGQALQEQEREPSGLVRINAPMVFGQRHLSPWLAQLCERYPKLQLDIQQTDTFVDPLQEGADLLFRIGVLNDSGMQARIFAPQRYRIAASPDYLARRGTPRHPDELVNHQCLAYKGANGQQRWFFRRAQGDWTPYSVKGPITGNHADTLARAAEQGLGFVVFPSWLIGESLRAGTLRAVLTEYDVATTLEPQQIAALWPGSRRLSVKVRTVIDYFVETFGTVPYWDR is encoded by the coding sequence ATGCAAGGCTTGAACGAGTTGAGTTTCAAGGCGCTACGCCTGTTTGTCGCAGTGCTGGACTACGGCAGTTTCTCCGAAGTCGCTCGTCGCGAAGGCTTGGCGCCCTCCTCCATTTCCAGGCAGATACAGTTGATGGAGCAGGCCCTTAGCCAGCAATTGCTGTATCGCCACACCCGTGCCGTCAGCCCCACCGAAGCCGGGCGGTTGTTAGGCCATCATGCGCGCGTGATGTTGCAACAACTGGAAGAGGCCGGGCAGGCCTTGCAGGAACAGGAACGTGAACCCAGCGGCCTGGTCAGGATCAACGCACCAATGGTCTTCGGCCAGCGGCACTTGTCACCGTGGCTGGCACAACTGTGTGAGCGCTATCCCAAGTTGCAGTTGGATATCCAGCAAACCGACACCTTCGTCGACCCGCTGCAAGAAGGTGCGGATCTGTTATTTCGGATTGGCGTGCTCAACGATTCCGGTATGCAAGCACGCATTTTCGCCCCTCAGCGGTATCGCATCGCCGCCAGCCCTGATTATCTCGCACGGCGCGGTACGCCAAGGCATCCCGATGAATTGGTCAATCACCAATGCCTGGCCTACAAAGGTGCCAATGGCCAGCAGCGCTGGTTTTTTCGCCGCGCCCAGGGCGACTGGACGCCCTACTCCGTCAAAGGCCCGATCACCGGCAACCACGCCGATACTCTCGCTCGCGCCGCCGAACAAGGCTTGGGATTTGTGGTGTTTCCTTCCTGGCTGATTGGCGAAAGCCTGCGGGCTGGAACCTTGCGCGCGGTTCTGACCGAGTATGACGTGGCAACCACCCTGGAACCCCAACAAATCGCCGCCCTGTGGCCCG
- a CDS encoding FecR family protein → MSAQAPSSAQIINEAARWLALLHDDAVTEIDRAALEDWCQLDPRHRVAYERMRTLWGSLDELPAAPARQALSQAFTPHKPRYAARGAQTIALLGLLICGWAGLEHLPVWMADQRTSVGERRQVLLADGSQLQLNSNSALDVKFDGHQREIELLQGEMWVEVAKDTQRPFVVRTEQGTATALGTRFLVQRVADGSTRVTVIESTVAAKGNHSEVVNVTAGNMSVLKDGRAQPAQPVGNSDPAAWTRGLLTVDDQPLSEVLQTLARYRHGVVRFDPEALRGLRVSGVFKLDDTHAALATLADNLPIKVEYFTDLVVVIKPL, encoded by the coding sequence GTGAGTGCCCAAGCTCCATCCTCCGCACAGATCATCAACGAAGCGGCCCGCTGGCTGGCGTTGCTGCATGACGATGCGGTCACCGAGATCGACCGCGCAGCGCTTGAAGACTGGTGCCAGCTCGATCCACGGCATCGGGTGGCGTATGAACGCATGCGCACACTGTGGGGCAGCCTTGATGAGTTGCCCGCTGCTCCGGCACGCCAGGCATTGAGTCAAGCCTTCACCCCGCACAAACCGAGGTATGCCGCCCGCGGCGCCCAGACTATTGCGCTGCTGGGGCTGTTGATTTGCGGCTGGGCGGGGCTTGAGCACTTGCCGGTATGGATGGCCGACCAGCGCACCAGTGTGGGCGAACGGCGCCAGGTGCTGCTGGCGGATGGCAGCCAGTTGCAGCTCAACAGCAACTCGGCGCTGGACGTGAAGTTCGACGGCCACCAGCGGGAGATCGAGTTGCTGCAAGGGGAAATGTGGGTCGAGGTGGCCAAGGATACCCAGCGGCCATTCGTGGTACGCACCGAGCAAGGTACGGCAACCGCATTGGGTACGCGCTTCCTGGTACAGCGCGTGGCGGATGGTTCGACGCGGGTGACGGTGATCGAGTCAACCGTGGCTGCCAAGGGCAACCATAGCGAGGTGGTGAACGTCACGGCCGGGAACATGTCGGTCCTGAAGGATGGTCGTGCGCAGCCGGCGCAACCGGTTGGCAACAGTGACCCGGCCGCCTGGACCCGGGGCCTGCTGACGGTGGATGACCAGCCGCTCAGCGAAGTGCTGCAGACCCTGGCCCGCTACCGGCATGGCGTGGTGCGCTTTGATCCCGAGGCGCTGCGAGGACTGCGCGTGTCCGGGGTGTTCAAGCTCGATGACACGCACGCGGCGCTGGCGACACTGGCGGACAACCTGCCGATCAAAGTGGAATATTTCACCGATCTGGTGGTGGTGATCAAGCCGCTGTGA
- a CDS encoding DMT family transporter produces the protein MNLIFLLMLVVAAGAVLSVQAAINGRLGQTVGVLRSSLLTFAVGAVVTGLLIVFFEPAHTVSLLQVPKWQLTGALFGVVYMIVMVGAVPVVGTAVATVAVIVGQLGMGMLIDNFGWLGNPSIELSGSRILAMLCLALALVFMYRSNTRRADQ, from the coding sequence ATGAATCTGATTTTTCTGTTGATGTTGGTGGTCGCCGCAGGCGCGGTATTGAGCGTGCAAGCGGCGATCAACGGTCGCTTGGGACAGACGGTCGGTGTGCTGCGTAGCAGTCTGCTGACATTTGCGGTGGGCGCTGTGGTGACCGGGCTGCTGATTGTGTTTTTCGAGCCGGCCCACACTGTCAGTCTGTTGCAGGTGCCCAAGTGGCAACTGACTGGGGCGCTGTTTGGCGTGGTGTACATGATCGTGATGGTGGGCGCGGTGCCTGTCGTGGGCACGGCAGTGGCGACGGTCGCGGTGATCGTCGGGCAATTGGGCATGGGGATGTTGATCGATAACTTCGGTTGGCTGGGCAACCCGTCCATCGAACTCTCCGGCAGCCGTATTCTGGCAATGTTGTGCCTGGCTTTGGCGCTGGTGTTCATGTATCGCAGCAACACCCGGCGAGCCGACCAATGA
- a CDS encoding L-iditol 2-dehydrogenase, translated as MKRLQGKSALITGSARGIGRAFAQAYIDEGAMVAIADINLHSAQACAAQLGPQAYAVAMDVTDQVSIDAAIATVVARAGKLDILINNAALFDLAPIVDISRESFERLFSINVAGSLFTLQAAARQMIRQGHGGKVINMASQAGRRGEALVAVYCASKAALISLTQSAGLDLIKHGINVNAIAPGVVDGEHWDGVDALFAKHEGLPLGEKKRRVGAQVPFGRMGRAQDLTGMAIFLASKEADYVVAQTYNVDGGNWLN; from the coding sequence ATGAAACGACTGCAAGGTAAAAGCGCCCTGATCACCGGGTCTGCGCGTGGCATCGGCCGAGCCTTTGCCCAGGCCTATATTGACGAGGGGGCGATGGTGGCTATCGCCGACATCAATCTGCACAGCGCTCAGGCCTGCGCAGCGCAACTCGGCCCACAGGCTTATGCGGTAGCGATGGATGTGACCGATCAAGTTTCCATCGACGCCGCGATTGCCACCGTGGTGGCCCGGGCTGGCAAGCTCGACATCTTGATCAACAATGCGGCGCTGTTCGACCTGGCGCCGATTGTCGACATCAGCCGGGAGAGTTTCGAGCGCCTGTTCTCGATCAACGTCGCTGGCAGTCTGTTCACCCTGCAAGCCGCCGCCCGGCAGATGATCCGCCAGGGCCATGGCGGCAAGGTAATCAATATGGCCAGCCAGGCCGGGCGTCGGGGCGAGGCGTTGGTCGCGGTGTATTGCGCGAGCAAGGCGGCGTTGATCAGCCTCACGCAATCAGCCGGGCTGGACCTGATCAAGCACGGGATCAATGTGAATGCTATTGCCCCGGGTGTGGTGGATGGCGAGCATTGGGATGGTGTGGACGCATTGTTTGCCAAGCACGAAGGGCTGCCGTTGGGCGAGAAAAAAAGGCGGGTCGGGGCCCAGGTGCCGTTCGGACGGATGGGTCGCGCGCAGGACCTTACCGGAATGGCGATTTTTCTCGCCTCTAAAGAGGCCGATTACGTGGTGGCGCAAACCTATAACGTGGATGGCGGGAATTGGCTGAATTGA
- a CDS encoding sigma-70 family RNA polymerase sigma factor, with product MHDFPVADRTSARRQQTLTTLYSDHHAWLHGWLRKKLGCSQHAADLAHDAFVRVLLLADPQNIKEPRAFLATTAGRLLIDGARRRKIERAYMEALAIQSQEAGMPDPAAIHVALQTLERIALMLAGLPEKVREAFLLSRLDGLTYSEIATQLQVSPSTVKNYISHALVHCYHTLHGADPL from the coding sequence ATGCATGACTTTCCTGTGGCCGACCGTACAAGCGCCCGCCGCCAGCAGACCCTCACCACGCTTTATAGCGATCACCATGCCTGGTTGCATGGCTGGCTGCGCAAGAAGCTGGGGTGCTCGCAACATGCGGCGGATCTTGCCCATGATGCGTTCGTGCGCGTGTTGTTGCTGGCCGACCCACAGAACATCAAGGAACCACGGGCCTTTTTGGCGACGACCGCGGGGCGCTTGCTGATTGATGGCGCACGGCGGCGCAAGATCGAGAGGGCCTACATGGAAGCACTGGCGATCCAGAGCCAGGAGGCGGGCATGCCGGATCCGGCGGCCATTCATGTGGCATTGCAAACCCTGGAGCGGATCGCGCTGATGCTCGCCGGGCTGCCGGAAAAGGTCCGCGAAGCGTTCCTGCTCAGCCGCCTTGACGGTTTGACCTACAGCGAAATCGCCACTCAGCTCCAGGTGTCGCCGAGCACCGTGAAAAACTATATTTCCCATGCGCTGGTGCACTGCTACCACACACTGCACGGCGCAGATCCGCTGTGA
- a CDS encoding SRPBCC family protein, translated as MATASSVIEIPVSAEQVWQLVGGFNSLPDWLPLISKSEPAQGGRVRHLQTADGGVIVERLQTFDNVARTYSYTIEASPFPVSAYLATLQVEALTESSAKVTWSGVFTPQNGVTDETVEALFAGVYSGGLEALRGNFPDH; from the coding sequence ATGGCAACAGCATCTTCTGTAATTGAAATCCCGGTCTCGGCCGAACAGGTCTGGCAATTGGTCGGTGGCTTCAATTCGCTGCCGGACTGGCTGCCCCTTATCTCCAAGAGTGAACCCGCGCAGGGCGGTCGCGTACGTCATCTGCAAACCGCCGACGGTGGGGTGATTGTGGAACGTCTGCAGACCTTTGATAACGTGGCGCGCACCTACAGCTACACCATCGAGGCGTCACCGTTTCCGGTGAGCGCGTACCTGGCCACCTTGCAGGTGGAAGCCCTGACCGAAAGCTCGGCAAAAGTCACCTGGTCCGGTGTGTTTACCCCGCAGAACGGGGTGACGGATGAAACCGTGGAAGCGTTGTTTGCCGGTGTCTACAGCGGTGGCCTGGAAGCGTTGCGCGGGAATTTCCCGGACCATTGA
- a CDS encoding DMT family transporter, whose protein sequence is MQTSSIDTAAQASAPAKPKTLLRLLLLPLVILAGMGLSVEAGLLGPLGEQVGHLWATLSIFGVGAAILLLLLLLSGPQKGPALTELPRWQLIGGFLGPMYVVVLTLATPHIGIAMTMIAILSGQVGKSVLIDHFGWFGTARKRVNGERWIALLLIVVALVLISRG, encoded by the coding sequence ATGCAAACTTCTTCGATTGACACGGCGGCGCAGGCTTCGGCGCCGGCAAAACCGAAAACCCTCCTCAGGCTTTTGCTCTTGCCCCTGGTCATCCTCGCCGGCATGGGGTTGTCGGTGGAAGCCGGGTTACTCGGGCCTTTGGGCGAGCAGGTCGGGCACTTGTGGGCCACCTTGAGCATCTTCGGCGTCGGTGCAGCCATTCTGCTTCTGCTGCTGCTATTGAGTGGTCCGCAAAAAGGTCCGGCGTTGACTGAACTGCCACGCTGGCAACTGATCGGCGGGTTCCTGGGGCCGATGTATGTGGTAGTGCTGACCTTGGCCACGCCGCATATCGGTATCGCCATGACCATGATCGCGATTCTCTCGGGCCAGGTCGGCAAAAGCGTATTGATCGATCATTTCGGCTGGTTCGGCACCGCGCGTAAGCGGGTCAACGGCGAACGCTGGATCGCGCTGCTGTTGATTGTGGTGGCGCTTGTTCTGATTTCACGGGGTTAA
- a CDS encoding AraC family transcriptional regulator: MPDSRSALFEQRPAELEVILPEPEHGFRWYEHDYPYALARWNHHPEFEIHLIRQGSGKLVVGDYIGGFGAGHVALIGPDLPHDWIGDLAPGEYLTGRDVVLQFDGAALLALRGTLPELGDLQGLFERARRGLEFTGETALRAAELLEAIGLAQGLNRLILFMQLLQTLAQAPAPHSHILASACYTPSLDARSCERIHTAFDYLMTELTGDLRLSVIAQRLNMSEPGFSRFFKRVTGHGFIDLMRKFRVQRACRLLLQTEMSVADICFEVGYANLSNFNRHFRIEMHQTPSEYRRETALYLFQRNGYQALPFTKAR, encoded by the coding sequence ATGCCAGACAGCCGCAGCGCCCTGTTCGAGCAACGTCCCGCCGAGCTGGAGGTGATTCTTCCTGAACCCGAGCATGGCTTTCGCTGGTACGAACACGACTATCCCTATGCGCTCGCCCGCTGGAACCATCACCCTGAATTTGAAATCCACCTGATCCGCCAAGGCAGCGGCAAATTGGTGGTGGGCGACTATATCGGTGGATTTGGTGCCGGCCATGTCGCGCTGATCGGCCCCGACCTGCCCCACGACTGGATTGGCGACCTGGCGCCCGGCGAATACTTGACAGGACGCGATGTGGTCCTGCAGTTCGATGGCGCGGCGCTGTTGGCGTTACGCGGTACGCTGCCGGAACTGGGGGATTTGCAGGGGTTGTTTGAGCGCGCCCGACGCGGCCTTGAATTCACCGGAGAAACCGCGCTGCGCGCCGCCGAATTGCTTGAAGCGATTGGATTGGCGCAAGGCTTGAATCGCTTGATCCTGTTTATGCAATTACTGCAAACCCTGGCGCAGGCACCGGCACCGCACAGTCATATCCTGGCCAGCGCCTGTTACACCCCGAGCCTGGATGCCCGCAGCTGCGAACGCATTCACACAGCGTTCGATTACCTGATGACAGAACTGACCGGCGATCTGCGCCTGTCGGTCATCGCCCAGCGTTTGAACATGAGCGAGCCAGGCTTTTCACGCTTCTTCAAGCGCGTCACCGGTCACGGTTTTATTGATCTGATGCGTAAATTCCGGGTCCAGCGCGCGTGTCGGTTGTTACTGCAAACTGAAATGTCGGTGGCCGATATCTGTTTTGAAGTGGGCTACGCCAATCTTTCCAACTTCAACCGACACTTTCGTATCGAAATGCACCAGACCCCCAGCGAATATCGGCGGGAAACCGCGCTGTACCTGTTCCAGCGCAACGGTTATCAGGCGTTGCCATTTACCAAGGCCCGTTGA